The DNA region TGATGAAGTTCCTCCGCGACGACGACTCGTTCGACGCCGAGCGCTTCGCCAAGGTCGTCGAGCTGGTCATCACCGCGATGGACATCTCCATCTGCTTCGCCGACTTCCCCACCGAGAAGATCGGCGAGACCACCCGCGCCTACCGCCAGCTCGGCATCGGCTACGCCAACCTCGGCGCCCTGCTGATGGCCACCGGCCACGCCTACGACAGCGAGGGCGGCCGCGCCCTGGCCGGCGCCATCACCTCCCTGATGACCGGCACCGCCTACCGCCGCGGCGCCGAACTCGCCGGCGTCGTCGGCCCGTACGACGGCTACGCCCGCAACGCGGCCCCGCACCAGCGGGTCATGAAGCAGCACGCCGACGCCTCGCTCGCCGCCGTCTCCCGCGACGAGCTCGACGCCCCCGTCTGGGCCGCCGCCAACGAGGCCTGGCAGGACGTCCTCCGGATCGGCGCGCAGAACGGCTTCCGCAACGCCCAGGCCTCGGTGCTCGCCCCGACCGGCACCATCGGCCTGATGATGGACTGCGACACCACCGGCGTCGAGCCCGACCTCGCGCTGGTCAAGTTCAAGAAGCTGGTCGGCGGCGGCTCGATGCAGATCGTCAACGGCACCGTCCCGCGCGCCCTCAAGCGCCTGGGCTACCAGGACGAGCAGATCGAGGCGGTCGTCGCCCACATCGCGGAGCACGGCAACGTGGTCGGTGCGCCCGGCCTGCGGACCGGGCACTACGAGGTCTTCGACTGCGCGATGGGTGAGCGCGTCATCTCGGCGATGGGCCACGTGCGGATGATGGCGGCGATCCAGCCGTGGATCTCCGGCGCCATCTCCAAGACGGTGAACATGCCGGAGTCCGCCACCGTCGAGGAGATCGAGGAGATCTACTTCGAGGCGTGGAAGATGGGCGTCAAGGCGCTCGCCATCTACCGCGACAACTGCAAGGTCGGCCAGCCGCTCTCGGCCAAGACGAAGACCGGCGACGCGGCCAAGGCCGAGTCCGCCCCGGCCGCCCCGGCGTCCGCGGTGGAGAAGGTCGTCGAGTACCGCCCGGTCCGCAAGCGCCTGCCGAAGGGCCGCCCGGGCATCACCACCTCCTTCACGGTCGGTGGCGCCGAGGGCTACATGACCGCCAACTCCTACCCGGACGACGGCCTCGGCGAGGTCTTCCTGAAGATGTCCAAGCAGGGCTCGACCCTCGCGGGCATGATGGACGCCTTCTCCATCGCCGTCTCGGTGGGCCTCCAGTACGGCGTGCCGCTGGAGACCTACGTCGCGAAGTTCACCAACATGCGCTTCGAGCCGGCCGGTCTGACCGACGACCCGGACGTGCGGATGGCGCAGTCGATCGTCGACTACATCTTCCGCCGCCTGGCGCTCGACTTCCTGCCGTTCGAGACCCGCTCGGCGCTCGGCATCCACTCCGTCGAGGAGCGCCAGCGCCACCTGGACACGGGCTCCTACGAGCCGCTGGAGGCCGAGGAGCTGGACACCGAGTCGCTGGCGCAGTCCACGCCGGTGGCCGCCCCGGTCGTCCCGGTGGCCAAGCCGGCGCCGGTCGCCGCACCGGCCCCCAAGGCGAGCCCGGCCCAGGCGCACAACTCGACCGAGCTGATCGAGATCCAGCTGGGCCTCAACGCCGACGCGCCGCTCTGCTTCTCCTGCGGCACCAAGATGCGCCGCGCCGGCAGCTGCTACCTCTGCGAGGGCTGCGGCTCGACCAGCGGCTGCAGCTGAGGCCGGTAGTCGACCGGGCGTGAGACGCCCGGCCTGAGCGGGGAGTCGGACGGTTCCGACTCCCCGCTTTCGTCATGCCGTCGCACCTGCGGCGCCCGGCGTGCCCGCCGCGCCCGCTCAGGGGGCCTTCGCGGCTTCCGACGCGACCCGGACCCGGGCGCGTTCGATCTCGTTGATGTGGGTCTCCGTCCACCTGCGGAGCGCGGTGATCGGCTCCGCGAGGCTGCGGCCGAGCTCCGTCAGGTCGTACTCGACCCGGGGCGGAACGGTGGGGTGGACGGTGCGGGTGACGAACCCGTCGGCTTCGAGGCCGCGCAGGGTCTGGGTGAGCATCTTCTGCGACACGCCCTCGATGCGCCGGCTCAGTTCGGTGTACCGCAGGGTGCCGTCGAGGAGCGCGTCCACGACCAGGACGGTCCACTTGCCGGAGATGTGGTCGAGGACCTGGCGGGTCGGGCACTTCGCGGAGTAGACGTCGGCCGGCAGGCCGGACGATTCCACAGTGGTCTTCATGCGGGGAGAGTAACGCACTAAATAGTGCCTTCTTCCCGTTGGAGAGTGACTCTCCAATAGTGAGTGGCATGACGAGTCCCACGATGTCCGTCGCAGAAGCGATCCGCACCCGCCGCACCGTCCGCCACTACCTGCCCGACCCGGTCCCCGAGGCCGTGCTCGACACGCTCCTCGGCCTCGCCGTCGAGGCCCCCACCAGCTGGAACCTCCAGGACCGGTCGATCGTCGCGGTGTCCGGGGAGGAGGGCCTCGCCGGACTGGCGTGGGCCACGGGGGGCCAGCCCCAGCCGCAGGAGGCCCCGGTCGTCCTGGTCTTCGTCGCCGAGCCGCAGGCCTGGCGGGGCGACCACAGCGACGTCCACGAGCAGGCGCTCCGCAGCGGAGCGTGGGACGAGGAGTTCGTCGCGATGTTCTCCGCCGCGGCGCAGGCCTTCCAGGAGGACCTCGACCGGCGGGGCCTGCTCCGGGAGTACGCGGTCAAGGACGCCGTGATCGCGGCGTCCTTCGTGATGCTCGCCGCCACCGAGATGGGTCTGGCGACCTCGCCCATGAACGGCTGGGACGAGGCGAAGGTGAAGAAGGTGATCGGGATCGAGGACCGCGACGACCTGGCCATCGCCCTGTTGGTGTCGGTCGGCTATCCGGCGGAGGAGCGGCGCCACCCGGGCCGGCGCTCCCGCGAGCGCACGGTCTTCCGGGAGTCGTACGGGGCCGCCGGGGGAGGCGCGCGGCAGTAGGGGCGGGCGGCGTGCCGCCGCCGCGGGCCCCGTCCCCGGGCGGGGCGGGCCACGACTGAAGGCGGGGCGGGGACATCGGGTCCCCGCCCCGCCTTTCGGGCTCTTCTGTCAACCGGGGTTGACGGCGGCCGAGTGTCAACCTAGGTTGACATCATGAGTGAGAGCGGAGAGCTGGCGGCCGCGGCGGGGAGTCGGGACCCGGCCGTGGGGCTGCGGGCGGTGCGGGCCCTGCGGGAGCTGGCCGACCGGCTGGAGGAGCTGCAGGTGGGCAACGCGCGCGGGCGCGGGTGGTCCTGGCAGGAGATCGCGGTCTGCCTGGGGGTCTCCCGGCAGGCGGTGCACAAGAAGTACGCGAAGCGCGGGACGGGTAGCGGGAAGGACGGGGACTGAGCGATGTTCGAGCGATTCACCGATGAGGCCCGGCGGGTGGTCGGCCGGGCGGGGCAGGAGTCCGCGGAGCTGCGGCACGGGTACGTCGGCACGGAGCACCTGCTGCTGGCGATCCTGGCCGAGCCGGAGGATCCGGCGGTGCGGGTGCTGGTCGAGGCCGGGCTGGACCGCGAGGAGGCCCGGCGGGCCGTCCTGCGACTCCTGGGGGAGGGCGGCGACGCACAGGCGCTGGCCTCGATCGGGGTGGATCTGGAGGCCGTCCGGGAGGCGGTGGAGTCGGTGTTCGGGGAGGGCGCGCTGGACGCGCCCCCGAAGGACGGGCCGCGCCGGCGGGGGTGGTTCCGCTCCGAGGGGCGGGCGGCGCGCAGTCCGTTCACCGCGCCGGCGCGGAAGGCCCTGGAGCTGTCGCTGCGCGAGTCGCTGCGGCTGAAGTCCGGTCACATCGCGGTCGGTCACCTGCTGCTCGGCGTCGTCCGCGAGGGCGAGGGGCTCGGCGCGCGGGTGATCACCGGTCACGGGCTCGACCCGGAGGCCGTGCGGCGGGGGGTGGAGGCGGCGCTGGGGTGAGCGCCGGGTGAGCGGGGCGTGAGGGGCGGGTGAGCGGCCTGCGGGCGGCTCGCGGTGGTGCGGTATACGGAGCGTGCGGGAACGAGACTGACCGTCAACTCGTCGGTTGAGCACATCGTCTGAATGGATATGATCGGCCGACTGCGTGTACCGAATCACCCGCCCGGAGACGTTTCACGACGTCGGCCGGGCGGTCGCGCATTCGCCCCTCCCCGCTGCCGAGGACACCGCCACCGATGACAGAACGCACCAGCCACGACGGCGGGTCACGCCGACGACCCGCCGCGCGTACCAGGGCCCTGATGGCGGCCTCCGCCCTGCTGGCGGCGGTGGCCGGGCCGGTGGGGGTGCAGCGGGCGATGGACGCCGACCAGCCGCTGACCGCCGCGGCCGTGTGCGCGGTCACCGCGCTGTGGCTGATCGCCGTCTGGCAGGCGGGGACCGCCACCGAGCGGGCCCGCCGACTGGGCGAGGAACTGGCCGGGCACGACGGCGAGGCCGTGGCGGCACTGGTGGTCGCCGGTGCGGCCGAGCAGGCCAGGGCGGCCGCCCTGCAGCTGGCCGTCATCCGGGAGACCGAACGGGACGAGGCCCTCGCCGGGCAGGAGCGTGCCGAGGCGGACGCGGCCGCCGCCCGCGCGGAACTCGCCCGGGCGCAGGCCGAGGCGGAGGCCGAGCGCACCGGGCGCGAGGCACTGGACCGGCTGGCCGACGAGGTGCTGCCCGAGGTGGCGAAGCGGCTGCGGACCGGCGCGTCCGTGGACGCCGCGCTCGCCGCGCACCGCGACCACCCCCGGTACCCGCTGCTGCGCGCCGTCGCGGAGGAGATCGGCCGCGGCGAGCGGCTGCGGGCCGCCGCCCTGGCGGTCTGCGCGACCGCCGCCGGCCGGGTCCAGGCGCTGGCCACGAGCATGCACGCGGAGCTGCGCGAGATGCAGCACCGGCACGACGAGGAGGTCCTCGGGGACCTGCTCCGGCTGGACCACTCCACGGCGCAGGCCGGCCGGATGGCGGACGGCATCGCGGTGCTCACCGGCGCCCGCTCGGGGCGCCGCTGGGCCAAGCCGATCGCCGTGGAGTCGGTGCTGCGCGGCGCGCTCGGCCGGATCGGCGCCTACCAGCGGGTCCGGCTGCACAACGCGAGCACGGCCGCGGTGGCCGGGTTCGCGGCCGAGGGCGTGATGCACGCGCTCGCCGAGCTGATGGACAACGCCACCAACTTCTCCGCCCCGCCGGCCGAGGTGCACGTCTACGTCGAGGAGGTGCCGGCCGGCCTGGCGATCACCGTCGAGGACAGCGGCCTGGGGCTCGGCGACAGCTGGCTGCGCCGGGCCGAGCGGGCCGTGTCGGCCGAGCCGCTCGACCTCACCACGCTGTCCGCGGGGACCAGGATCGGACTCGCGGTGGTCGGCGTGCTGGCCCGCAAGTACGGGCTGCAGATCTCCTTCCGGCCGTCGGCCCGCGGCGGTACCGGGGTGGTGATGCTGATCCCGCAGCAGCTGGTCACGCACGCCGAGCCGGCGCCCGCCCCGGCGCCCATCTCCACGGAGCAGATCGCCCCGGCTCTCCCGCGCCCCGCGCTCACCCCCGCACGCCCGGCGCTCGCCGCCCCGGTGTCCACCGGCCCGACGCTCACCGGCTCCGTGCCCTCGGCTCCCGCGGCGGCCCCCGCACCGGCTCCCGCGGCGACGATCCCGGAACCGCGGCCGGCCCACGCCCCGGCCCCGCTCCAGGTACCGGTCACCGACAGCGGACTGCCGCAGCGCCGCCGCGGCCAGACGCTGACCTTGGCCGCCCCCGCGGCCGAGCCCGCCGGGAGGCCCGCCCGCGCCGACACGGCGAGCGCCGCCGCCCGGTTCGGCGCGTTCCGCAGGGCCGCCCAGCAGGCCAAGGGCGCCGACGTGCCGACCACGGGCACCGACGCGCCGACCACGGACACGACCACGTCCGACGCTTCCCCCGTCACCGAGAAGGACTCCTGATGAGCAGCGCCACCGACCGCGACCTCGACTGGCTGTTGGAAAACCTGCTGACCGCCACCCCCGGCACCCGGCACGCCCTGGTGCTCTCCGCCGACGGCCTCAAGCTCTGCCACACCTCCGGGCTGAGCGCCGACCAGGCCGACCAGCTGGCCGCCATCGCCTCCGGACTGCAGAGCCTGGCGCACGGCGCCTCCATCGAGTTCGGCGACGGCAGCGGCGGCGTGCGGCAGTCGATGACCGAGTTCCACGGCGGCATCCTCTGCATCGTG from Kitasatospora sp. NBC_00458 includes:
- a CDS encoding vitamin B12-dependent ribonucleotide reductase: MTDTTSGSARGSKSDRTGAKGAGKAPKGGLRIERIHTTPGVHPYDEVRWERRDVVMTNWRDGSVNFEQRGVEFPDSWSVNAVNIVTSKYFRGAVGTPQREWSLKQIIDRVVLTYRAAGEKNGYFATPDDAEVFEHELTHALLHQVFSFNSPVWFNVGTKQPQQVSACFILSVDDSMDSILDWYKEEGMIFKGGSGAGLNLSRIRSSKELLSSGGNASGPVSFMRGADASAGTIKSGGATRRAAKMVVLDVDHPDVEAFIETKVKEEEKIRALRDAGFDMDLGGDDITSVQYQNANNSVRVNDEFMTAVENGTEFGLRARMTGEVIETVDAKKLFRKMAEAAWACADPGIQYDSTINHWHTCPESGRINASNPCSEYMHLDNSSCNLASLNLMKFLRDDDSFDAERFAKVVELVITAMDISICFADFPTEKIGETTRAYRQLGIGYANLGALLMATGHAYDSEGGRALAGAITSLMTGTAYRRGAELAGVVGPYDGYARNAAPHQRVMKQHADASLAAVSRDELDAPVWAAANEAWQDVLRIGAQNGFRNAQASVLAPTGTIGLMMDCDTTGVEPDLALVKFKKLVGGGSMQIVNGTVPRALKRLGYQDEQIEAVVAHIAEHGNVVGAPGLRTGHYEVFDCAMGERVISAMGHVRMMAAIQPWISGAISKTVNMPESATVEEIEEIYFEAWKMGVKALAIYRDNCKVGQPLSAKTKTGDAAKAESAPAAPASAVEKVVEYRPVRKRLPKGRPGITTSFTVGGAEGYMTANSYPDDGLGEVFLKMSKQGSTLAGMMDAFSIAVSVGLQYGVPLETYVAKFTNMRFEPAGLTDDPDVRMAQSIVDYIFRRLALDFLPFETRSALGIHSVEERQRHLDTGSYEPLEAEELDTESLAQSTPVAAPVVPVAKPAPVAAPAPKASPAQAHNSTELIEIQLGLNADAPLCFSCGTKMRRAGSCYLCEGCGSTSGCS
- a CDS encoding sensor histidine kinase, producing the protein MTERTSHDGGSRRRPAARTRALMAASALLAAVAGPVGVQRAMDADQPLTAAAVCAVTALWLIAVWQAGTATERARRLGEELAGHDGEAVAALVVAGAAEQARAAALQLAVIRETERDEALAGQERAEADAAAARAELARAQAEAEAERTGREALDRLADEVLPEVAKRLRTGASVDAALAAHRDHPRYPLLRAVAEEIGRGERLRAAALAVCATAAGRVQALATSMHAELREMQHRHDEEVLGDLLRLDHSTAQAGRMADGIAVLTGARSGRRWAKPIAVESVLRGALGRIGAYQRVRLHNASTAAVAGFAAEGVMHALAELMDNATNFSAPPAEVHVYVEEVPAGLAITVEDSGLGLGDSWLRRAERAVSAEPLDLTTLSAGTRIGLAVVGVLARKYGLQISFRPSARGGTGVVMLIPQQLVTHAEPAPAPAPISTEQIAPALPRPALTPARPALAAPVSTGPTLTGSVPSAPAAAPAPAPAATIPEPRPAHAPAPLQVPVTDSGLPQRRRGQTLTLAAPAAEPAGRPARADTASAAARFGAFRRAAQQAKGADVPTTGTDAPTTDTTTSDASPVTEKDS
- a CDS encoding RNA polymerase subunit sigma-70 encodes the protein MSESGELAAAAGSRDPAVGLRAVRALRELADRLEELQVGNARGRGWSWQEIAVCLGVSRQAVHKKYAKRGTGSGKDGD
- a CDS encoding Clp protease N-terminal domain-containing protein, with translation MFERFTDEARRVVGRAGQESAELRHGYVGTEHLLLAILAEPEDPAVRVLVEAGLDREEARRAVLRLLGEGGDAQALASIGVDLEAVREAVESVFGEGALDAPPKDGPRRRGWFRSEGRAARSPFTAPARKALELSLRESLRLKSGHIAVGHLLLGVVREGEGLGARVITGHGLDPEAVRRGVEAALG
- a CDS encoding winged helix-turn-helix transcriptional regulator — its product is MKTTVESSGLPADVYSAKCPTRQVLDHISGKWTVLVVDALLDGTLRYTELSRRIEGVSQKMLTQTLRGLEADGFVTRTVHPTVPPRVEYDLTELGRSLAEPITALRRWTETHINEIERARVRVASEAAKAP
- a CDS encoding roadblock/LC7 domain-containing protein; amino-acid sequence: MSSATDRDLDWLLENLLTATPGTRHALVLSADGLKLCHTSGLSADQADQLAAIASGLQSLAHGASIEFGDGSGGVRQSMTEFHGGILCIVAAGEGAHLAVVTDEDADVGVVGHNMHGLIEQIGVHLSAPARDDAGAAGGSAGRSGDAVTGEGAGA
- a CDS encoding nitroreductase family protein → MTSPTMSVAEAIRTRRTVRHYLPDPVPEAVLDTLLGLAVEAPTSWNLQDRSIVAVSGEEGLAGLAWATGGQPQPQEAPVVLVFVAEPQAWRGDHSDVHEQALRSGAWDEEFVAMFSAAAQAFQEDLDRRGLLREYAVKDAVIAASFVMLAATEMGLATSPMNGWDEAKVKKVIGIEDRDDLAIALLVSVGYPAEERRHPGRRSRERTVFRESYGAAGGGARQ